In a single window of the Halobaculum lipolyticum genome:
- a CDS encoding Zn-ribbon domain-containing protein yields the protein MPHQCTNCGRTFADGSKEMLSGCPDCGGNKFQFRPAGAADAPGGQTPPSASQPDATGADSSAETAGDRAAPASGRQPTAGESGSADAPAADRTPRRAPADGEDGAQASARSDTVSEDEIAAAAPDPADAPANTSEAAGDDAADSEPADPNLDALRRKLNDQFESIRIVSPGQYELNLMELYDREEYIISLREDGRYVIEMPEGWDDR from the coding sequence ATGCCCCACCAGTGCACCAACTGCGGCCGCACGTTCGCGGACGGCTCGAAGGAGATGCTCTCCGGCTGTCCCGACTGCGGCGGCAACAAGTTCCAGTTCCGGCCGGCGGGCGCTGCGGACGCGCCCGGGGGACAGACGCCACCGTCGGCGTCGCAGCCGGACGCGACGGGCGCCGACAGCTCCGCCGAGACGGCCGGCGACCGAGCGGCGCCGGCGTCGGGGCGACAGCCGACCGCGGGCGAGTCCGGGAGCGCGGACGCGCCCGCCGCGGATCGGACCCCGCGCCGGGCGCCGGCGGACGGCGAGGACGGCGCGCAGGCGAGCGCCCGCTCTGACACCGTGTCGGAAGACGAGATCGCCGCCGCCGCGCCGGACCCGGCCGACGCGCCGGCGAACACGTCGGAGGCCGCCGGCGACGACGCCGCCGACTCCGAGCCGGCCGACCCGAACCTCGACGCCCTGCGCCGGAAGCTCAACGACCAGTTCGAGTCCATCCGGATCGTCAGCCCGGGGCAGTACGAACTGAACCTCATGGAGCTGTACGACCGCGAGGAGTACATCATCTCGCTGCGGGAGGACGGCCGCTACGTCATCGAGATGCCCGAGGGCTGGGACGACCGCTGA